Proteins encoded in a region of the Cytobacillus pseudoceanisediminis genome:
- a CDS encoding cupin domain-containing protein — translation MDVLNIADIQIDSNAAVPLKTVFSQKALAGDLKVGTVVIPPGKRVPLTGVSNHKENEYSIIVKGSIVTETKGRTYRVSSGDATFIPAGQEHIAYNDSNEDCEIVWVLVG, via the coding sequence GTGGATGTATTAAATATAGCGGATATCCAGATTGATTCGAATGCTGCAGTTCCTCTTAAAACAGTATTCTCACAAAAAGCATTGGCTGGAGACCTGAAAGTTGGTACGGTTGTCATTCCACCAGGAAAGCGAGTCCCTTTAACAGGAGTTTCTAATCATAAAGAAAATGAATATTCGATTATAGTGAAAGGTTCAATTGTAACAGAAACGAAGGGAAGAACCTATCGGGTTTCAAGCGGAGATGCAACCTTTATTCCTGCAGGGCAAGAACATATTGCCTACAATGACAGTAATGAGGATTGTGAAATTGTGTGGGTATTGGTTGGTTAA
- a CDS encoding purine-cytosine permease family protein produces MEDVSLRKTGGKDEALASVPINERQHWVSPAIIFGGLEFTIPVLMVGATLTASFGLGKLFWILAAALFIFQWIGNALAGYIGAKTGRSSSVIARTSFGSNQARFIVGLTIFIVSMGWWALQTAVAGNAIAAMFGIDYKTEWFMWAIVTIIAGLLFALPSIIGYSSMKWTDYLAVPAGLLLIAGGIFYALKNIGWEKIASWNPEPQMTFLAAVSLVIGINVSQWVIASDYTRYAKPSVKDNVLIPLGIIAVGFPLFYVGAIMSIGVGDADIVNVMMNLGFPVWGFLILWLATWTSQLVNNYSMGLALANMLNVNSNKGRALLTLAGTIISIVIALAGILDYFMDFLYMTALIYPAIGGVMMADFFFIRKQQWTDNKGWNWMATIALAVGTFVGYYTQYVQSFGLPAVQSIIASALVYIIAMKIKARVAPDHFTVISSQPDSYTSDNVKIL; encoded by the coding sequence ATGGAGGATGTGTCTTTAAGGAAAACCGGAGGAAAGGATGAAGCTCTTGCTTCAGTACCAATAAATGAAAGGCAGCACTGGGTTTCACCTGCAATCATTTTTGGGGGACTTGAATTTACAATTCCGGTTTTAATGGTAGGTGCAACATTGACAGCAAGCTTTGGTCTCGGGAAGTTGTTCTGGATCTTGGCAGCAGCTTTGTTTATTTTCCAATGGATCGGTAATGCCCTTGCAGGATACATCGGTGCAAAAACTGGCCGGTCATCGTCAGTAATTGCCAGAACAAGCTTTGGTTCAAATCAGGCAAGATTTATTGTAGGCTTGACAATATTTATCGTTTCAATGGGGTGGTGGGCGCTCCAGACAGCTGTTGCAGGAAATGCCATAGCAGCGATGTTTGGAATAGATTATAAGACTGAGTGGTTTATGTGGGCCATTGTTACAATCATTGCCGGCCTTCTATTTGCACTGCCATCCATAATTGGATACTCATCTATGAAGTGGACTGATTATTTAGCGGTACCAGCTGGATTATTATTAATTGCAGGCGGTATTTTCTATGCTTTAAAAAATATCGGCTGGGAAAAGATAGCATCCTGGAACCCTGAACCACAAATGACTTTTCTTGCTGCCGTCAGTTTAGTTATTGGCATAAACGTTTCACAATGGGTGATTGCCTCAGATTATACACGCTATGCAAAGCCTTCTGTAAAAGACAATGTACTTATACCACTGGGGATAATTGCTGTTGGTTTCCCGCTTTTTTATGTTGGCGCCATCATGTCCATTGGGGTTGGCGATGCGGATATTGTAAATGTCATGATGAACTTAGGATTTCCGGTATGGGGGTTCCTTATCTTATGGTTAGCGACTTGGACCAGTCAATTAGTAAATAACTATAGTATGGGTCTGGCGTTGGCAAATATGCTGAACGTTAACTCTAATAAAGGGAGAGCCTTGCTGACTTTGGCTGGTACGATTATTTCCATTGTTATTGCTTTAGCAGGCATACTGGATTATTTTATGGATTTTCTTTATATGACGGCATTAATTTATCCAGCCATAGGCGGTGTAATGATGGCAGATTTCTTTTTTATCAGAAAACAGCAATGGACCGATAATAAAGGATGGAATTGGATGGCGACCATTGCCTTAGCAGTAGGAACTTTCGTTGGCTATTATACTCAATATGTACAATCCTTTGGCCTCCCAGCTGTCCAGTCCATCATTGCTTCTGCACTTGTATATATCATTGCAATGAAAATCAAAGCAAGAGTGGCACCTGATCATTTTACCGTGATTAGCAGCCAGCCAGACTCATATACTTCTGATAATGTTAAAATTCTATAA
- a CDS encoding PadR family transcriptional regulator, translating into MSTLLNSLTTELRRGTLTLAVLSQLRTPQYGYSLVQLLEDSGINIDQSTLYPLLRRLEKQELVTSNWDHTESRPRKYYVLSELGLETFLQLREEWIKNSKQLYGLLKGDEEDEFN; encoded by the coding sequence ATGAGTACGCTGCTGAATTCGTTAACAACAGAACTTCGGAGAGGAACACTGACGCTGGCGGTTCTAAGCCAGCTGCGGACACCGCAATATGGGTATTCGCTAGTTCAATTATTAGAGGACTCCGGCATAAATATTGATCAGAGCACGTTATATCCATTGCTGCGGCGTCTGGAAAAACAGGAGCTTGTGACAAGCAATTGGGATCATACCGAGAGCAGGCCACGCAAGTATTATGTTTTGAGCGAACTGGGACTGGAGACTTTTCTGCAGTTAAGAGAGGAATGGATCAAGAATTCAAAACAGCTTTACGGGCTGTTGAAAGGGGATGAGGAAGATGAATTTAATTGA
- a CDS encoding LysE family translocator, whose product MNDFFTFLVLSLFVVMSPGIDTALITKRTIADGRADGYKMGLGITAGSLVHTFAAAFGLSAILMQSAAAFEIIKYAGAVYLIYLGLSSFISMKKKNDTGIEIEVKSDMKKSAFKQGLLSNVLNPKVAMFFLTFLPQFVKTGENATHQLIIMGIIYTLLSISWFFIYVYFINYMREWLMSPKVQRVMDKATGLVLIGFGLKLALDKQH is encoded by the coding sequence ATGAATGATTTCTTTACGTTTTTGGTTCTTTCATTGTTTGTGGTAATGAGTCCAGGGATCGATACTGCTCTTATTACAAAAAGGACGATTGCAGACGGAAGAGCAGATGGCTATAAAATGGGACTTGGGATTACAGCCGGCTCTTTAGTGCATACCTTTGCGGCTGCTTTCGGTCTATCAGCCATCTTAATGCAGTCTGCTGCTGCATTTGAAATCATAAAATATGCCGGGGCTGTCTATTTGATCTATCTCGGGTTATCTTCGTTCATCTCGATGAAAAAGAAGAATGATACTGGTATAGAAATTGAGGTTAAATCCGATATGAAAAAGTCTGCCTTTAAACAAGGACTCCTTTCAAATGTGCTCAATCCCAAGGTTGCGATGTTTTTCTTAACCTTTCTGCCGCAATTTGTGAAGACAGGCGAAAACGCAACACATCAGCTGATCATCATGGGAATTATATACACACTGCTGAGCATCTCCTGGTTTTTCATATACGTCTACTTCATAAATTATATGCGGGAATGGCTCATGTCCCCGAAAGTACAAAGGGTTATGGATAAAGCAACTGGGCTAGTCTTAATTGGATTTGGATTAAAGCTAGCCTTGGATAAACAGCATTAA
- a CDS encoding cupin domain-containing protein: MENIDIGKKVEKFRKEKGYSSRELARIAEITPSMLSQIERGIANPSIQTLKVLAKALDVPTFSFLLEETNTEDLVVRFNERKHMVVENISYELLSPDFTGTLATAIMNIPPGTSSSEKLLEHKGEEVAYILEGKIMVNLDEAEYILEAGDSVKIPAYMKHKWENTFDEKAVILFSVTPPSF; encoded by the coding sequence ATGGAAAATATAGATATTGGCAAAAAAGTGGAGAAATTCAGGAAGGAGAAGGGTTATAGCAGCAGAGAACTAGCCAGAATAGCTGAAATTACCCCTTCCATGTTAAGCCAGATTGAACGGGGGATCGCGAATCCTTCGATTCAGACCTTGAAGGTTTTAGCCAAAGCCCTTGATGTTCCCACCTTTAGCTTTCTCCTCGAAGAGACGAATACAGAAGATTTAGTTGTACGATTTAATGAACGTAAACATATGGTGGTTGAAAACATATCCTATGAATTATTGTCGCCTGATTTTACAGGGACACTGGCAACTGCAATCATGAATATCCCTCCGGGCACCTCCTCGTCGGAAAAGCTATTGGAGCATAAAGGGGAAGAGGTTGCTTATATATTGGAAGGGAAAATTATGGTGAATCTGGATGAAGCAGAATACATATTAGAAGCTGGTGACAGCGTTAAAATACCAGCATATATGAAGCATAAGTGGGAAAATACCTTTGATGAAAAAGCTGTTATTCTATTCTCTGTGACTCCGCCCTCCTTTTAA
- a CDS encoding CBO0543 family protein, with amino-acid sequence MQTSFVVFFIIVSLLFGAWKRLNEFYPTLLFWIIGDLLYASLLHDFRVWEFRPVWIDHFILPTHTIIATAIAFLIYPSVIVVYLGRFPKTIFKRIGWVVFWALIFEGIELIAYFNESIIHQYGWTLAYSFLFNLVTFSLLPIHKWKPWAAWVLGFISILLLWIIFDPPLPQ; translated from the coding sequence ATGCAAACATCGTTTGTTGTCTTTTTCATCATTGTTAGCTTATTGTTTGGTGCCTGGAAACGGCTGAATGAATTTTATCCCACCTTATTATTTTGGATTATAGGCGACCTGCTATATGCTTCGCTGCTTCATGACTTCAGGGTTTGGGAATTCCGTCCTGTATGGATTGACCATTTTATTCTGCCAACGCACACCATAATAGCAACAGCCATAGCATTTCTGATCTATCCATCTGTTATTGTTGTGTACTTAGGAAGATTCCCCAAAACCATTTTCAAAAGAATAGGCTGGGTTGTTTTCTGGGCTCTGATTTTCGAGGGTATTGAATTAATTGCTTATTTTAATGAAAGCATCATTCATCAGTATGGATGGACACTTGCCTATTCCTTTCTTTTTAACCTTGTGACTTTCTCCTTGCTGCCCATCCATAAATGGAAGCCATGGGCAGCCTGGGTTTTAGGATTTATAAGCATTCTACTTTTATGGATCATCTTTGATCCGCCGCTTCCCCAGTAA
- a CDS encoding CBO0543 family protein has product MRIEWWILVMVYMAATSILLFIPKNKIRLAVMAALFKQFITFLAGLAVVELGMLEYPIRLFPSISRTSFTYEYYAFPVVCAAFIVWYPNDRSHVLQFSYFAGFASVLTFVEVLIEKYTDLINYIHWEWYITWFSLCLSFYISRLFCN; this is encoded by the coding sequence ATGAGAATCGAATGGTGGATCTTAGTAATGGTTTATATGGCAGCGACTTCCATTCTTCTCTTCATTCCGAAAAACAAGATTCGGCTTGCGGTTATGGCTGCCTTATTTAAGCAGTTTATTACGTTTCTGGCGGGTCTGGCTGTCGTGGAGCTGGGCATGCTTGAATATCCGATTCGATTATTCCCCTCCATAAGCAGAACGAGCTTTACATATGAATACTATGCGTTCCCGGTTGTATGTGCCGCGTTTATTGTGTGGTATCCGAATGACCGGAGCCATGTTCTTCAATTCAGTTATTTTGCAGGATTTGCATCAGTATTGACCTTTGTTGAAGTCCTGATCGAAAAATACACCGATCTCATTAACTATATACATTGGGAATGGTATATTACCTGGTTTTCATTATGTCTTTCCTTCTATATCAGCCGCTTATTTTGTAATTGA
- a CDS encoding ArsR/SmtB family transcription factor, with protein sequence MNGQIFSALAEPNRLDIIDLLLEGALPVGDIAKKLDLNQPQTSKHLRVLCDAGLVEVQPIANRRIYKIRPEPFQELDRWLDSYRRLWEGRMDRLDDYLNVLQGKKPLN encoded by the coding sequence ATGAACGGGCAAATTTTCAGTGCACTCGCTGAGCCCAACCGCCTGGATATCATTGACCTGCTGCTGGAAGGAGCGCTTCCGGTGGGGGATATCGCAAAAAAACTTGATTTAAACCAGCCTCAAACCTCCAAGCATCTTCGCGTTCTTTGTGACGCTGGCCTCGTGGAGGTTCAGCCGATCGCCAACCGCCGGATTTATAAAATCAGGCCTGAACCGTTTCAAGAACTGGATAGGTGGCTTGATTCCTATCGCCGTTTATGGGAAGGCAGGATGGATAGGCTGGATGATTACCTTAATGTATTGCAGGGCAAAAAACCTTTGAATTGA
- a CDS encoding SRPBCC family protein, with translation MSNNAMLSRVEDERVLVLERVFDAPRELVYKMFKEPEHLKHWWGPRGWELPVCSVDFRPGGVWHYCMKCVDQNQGQFYGMESWGKGIYKEISEPESISYTDYFSDAEGTINEEMPSTEVTLEFVDVDGKTKLINRGEYVSAEALQSVMEMGMLQGITDTWNRLEEHLNEVK, from the coding sequence ATGTCAAATAATGCAATGCTTTCAAGAGTTGAAGATGAACGAGTGCTGGTATTGGAGCGCGTATTCGATGCTCCGCGCGAGCTCGTCTATAAAATGTTTAAAGAGCCGGAACACCTGAAACATTGGTGGGGTCCGAGAGGATGGGAGCTCCCTGTCTGCAGCGTTGACTTCAGACCTGGTGGAGTATGGCATTATTGCATGAAGTGTGTTGATCAGAATCAGGGCCAATTCTATGGCATGGAATCCTGGGGCAAGGGGATATACAAGGAGATTAGCGAGCCGGAGAGCATCAGCTATACAGACTATTTTTCCGATGCTGAAGGGACAATTAACGAGGAAATGCCATCTACAGAAGTGACTCTGGAATTTGTGGATGTAGACGGCAAAACGAAATTAATTAACCGTGGAGAATACGTTTCCGCAGAAGCGCTTCAGTCCGTAATGGAGATGGGTATGCTGCAAGGCATTACAGATACTTGGAATCGTCTTGAAGAGCATTTGAACGAGGTCAAATAA
- a CDS encoding M24 family metallopeptidase, protein MLLSIPKYEFKERQEKFKSIYKGKECDAAVLFSVTDIFYLTRFHFHPTERPIGLLIDPQDKVHLFVPALEHEHAEEYSVVDYVHSYPEYPGIKHPMEYFKEILIEYGFENKTIGFDSIGYGSPMGYRGPAIDQLIDSKQFVSLQGLVEEMRFIKSPNEIELIKESCRWGNLVHRLLQKYTKSGLSEIEITSKASNEATKAMIDTLGPDYKPHGQTPYAVFRGQVGPESAFPHAVTQNIVLKKGDTLVTGAASSVFGYTSELERVMFVEEYSKEQEKYFHHMYEAQEVAFKAIKPGRTYSDVEKDVQAYFKENNLTELTRHHTGHNIGILGHEAPFFDLGDHTLLEPGMVVTVEPGIYVKGLGGFRHSDTVLVTEDGIEVLTYYPRDLQSLICY, encoded by the coding sequence ATGCTATTATCTATTCCTAAATACGAATTTAAAGAAAGACAAGAAAAGTTTAAAAGCATTTACAAAGGAAAGGAATGTGATGCTGCCGTTCTTTTCTCTGTAACAGATATCTTTTACTTAACTAGATTTCATTTTCATCCTACCGAGAGACCTATTGGTTTGCTGATTGATCCGCAAGATAAAGTTCACTTATTTGTTCCAGCATTAGAGCATGAACATGCGGAAGAATATAGTGTTGTGGATTATGTACATTCATATCCTGAATATCCGGGAATTAAGCACCCGATGGAGTATTTCAAAGAAATCTTAATAGAATATGGGTTTGAGAATAAAACGATTGGTTTTGATTCTATAGGCTATGGCTCCCCAATGGGCTATCGTGGTCCTGCTATAGATCAGCTGATCGACTCGAAACAATTTGTTTCTTTACAGGGTTTAGTTGAAGAAATGAGATTTATTAAGAGTCCAAATGAAATAGAATTAATTAAAGAATCCTGTCGCTGGGGAAACCTAGTGCACCGCTTGCTCCAAAAGTATACCAAAAGTGGTTTAAGTGAAATTGAAATTACTAGTAAGGCTTCGAATGAAGCAACAAAAGCCATGATTGATACACTTGGACCCGATTATAAACCACATGGTCAAACACCTTACGCTGTTTTTCGCGGTCAAGTCGGTCCAGAATCTGCTTTCCCCCATGCCGTAACACAAAATATCGTATTAAAAAAAGGAGACACTCTAGTAACGGGAGCAGCATCCAGTGTTTTTGGATATACAAGTGAGTTAGAGCGAGTCATGTTCGTTGAAGAATATTCTAAAGAGCAGGAAAAATATTTTCACCATATGTATGAAGCCCAAGAAGTTGCATTTAAAGCCATCAAACCTGGAAGAACGTACTCTGATGTTGAAAAAGATGTTCAAGCATATTTCAAAGAAAACAACTTAACAGAATTAACGAGACACCATACCGGCCACAACATCGGAATACTAGGGCATGAAGCACCGTTTTTCGACTTAGGTGATCACACATTACTAGAACCAGGCATGGTTGTTACCGTTGAGCCTGGAATATATGTGAAGGGCTTAGGTGGCTTTAGACACTCTGATACGGTTCTTGTGACAGAAGATGGTATTGAAGTGTTGACCTATTACCCGAGAGACCTCCAATCCTTAATTTGTTACTAA